In Ascaphus truei isolate aAscTru1 chromosome 5, aAscTru1.hap1, whole genome shotgun sequence, one genomic interval encodes:
- the NDFIP1 gene encoding NEDD4 family-interacting protein 1 isoform X2, translating to MAEQSSSSSRYEQLQNEEEPGESPQAGTDAPPPYSSLTGENAAFFDYKDEPGFPKPPSYNVATTLPSYDEAERSKAEATIPLVPARDDDFVARDDFDDADQLRIGNDGIFMLTFFMAFLFNWIGFFLSFCLTTSAAGRYGAISGFGLSLIKWILIVRFSTYFPGYFDGQYWLWWVFLVLGFLLFLRGFINYAKVRKLPDNFSTLPRTRVLFIY from the exons TTGCAGAATGAAGAGGAGCCTGGAGAAAGTCCCCAGGCTGGAACAGACGCCCCTCCTCCATACAGCAGCCTCACTGGGGAGAATGCAG CGTTCTTCGATTACAAAGATGAGCCTGGTTTTCCAAAGCCACCCTCTTACAATGTGGCCACAACACTTCCAAGTTATGATGAAGCTGAGAGAAGCAAGGCCGAAGCCACCATACCGTTGGTCCCTGCAAGA GACGACGACTTTGTGGCAAGGGATGATTTTGATGACGCTGACCAGCTCAGGATAGGAAACGATGGGATATTCATGCTGACATTTTTCA TGGCATTCCTGTTTAACTGGATTGGCTTTTTCCTCTCATTCTGTCTGACGACCTCAGCTGCAGGCAGATATGGGGCCATTTCTGGCTTTGGCCTCTCCCTGATTAAGTGGATCCTAATCGTTCGA TTCTCCACTTACTTCCCTGGATATTTTGATGGCCAGTACTGGCTGTGGTGGGTGTTCCTGGTTTTAG GATTTCTCCTGTTTCTCAGAGGCTTCATCAATTATGCTAAGGTTCGGAAGTTGCCAGATAACTTTTCCACTCTCCCCAGGACCAGAGTGCTCTTCATTTACTAA
- the NDFIP1 gene encoding NEDD4 family-interacting protein 1 isoform X1 encodes MAEQSSSSSRYEQLQNEEEPGESPQAGTDAPPPYSSLTGENAAFFDYKDEPGFPKPPSYNVATTLPSYDEAERSKAEATIPLVPARHRERLDTFDDFFPLSLEDDDFVARDDFDDADQLRIGNDGIFMLTFFMAFLFNWIGFFLSFCLTTSAAGRYGAISGFGLSLIKWILIVRFSTYFPGYFDGQYWLWWVFLVLGFLLFLRGFINYAKVRKLPDNFSTLPRTRVLFIY; translated from the exons TTGCAGAATGAAGAGGAGCCTGGAGAAAGTCCCCAGGCTGGAACAGACGCCCCTCCTCCATACAGCAGCCTCACTGGGGAGAATGCAG CGTTCTTCGATTACAAAGATGAGCCTGGTTTTCCAAAGCCACCCTCTTACAATGTGGCCACAACACTTCCAAGTTATGATGAAGCTGAGAGAAGCAAGGCCGAAGCCACCATACCGTTGGTCCCTGCAAGA cacagagagagattgGATACCTTTGATGATTTCTTCCCCCTTTCATTGGAG GACGACGACTTTGTGGCAAGGGATGATTTTGATGACGCTGACCAGCTCAGGATAGGAAACGATGGGATATTCATGCTGACATTTTTCA TGGCATTCCTGTTTAACTGGATTGGCTTTTTCCTCTCATTCTGTCTGACGACCTCAGCTGCAGGCAGATATGGGGCCATTTCTGGCTTTGGCCTCTCCCTGATTAAGTGGATCCTAATCGTTCGA TTCTCCACTTACTTCCCTGGATATTTTGATGGCCAGTACTGGCTGTGGTGGGTGTTCCTGGTTTTAG GATTTCTCCTGTTTCTCAGAGGCTTCATCAATTATGCTAAGGTTCGGAAGTTGCCAGATAACTTTTCCACTCTCCCCAGGACCAGAGTGCTCTTCATTTACTAA